A window of the Streptomyces luomodiensis genome harbors these coding sequences:
- the pntB gene encoding Re/Si-specific NAD(P)(+) transhydrogenase subunit beta, whose translation MAVDTAAQAAYIVAALLFILALAGLSKHETAKAGNAFGIAGMALALVATLGLALDHDIDGTGLELLIVAAAIGAFIGIKRARAVEMTGMPELIALLHSFVGLAAVLVGWNGYLLVEADPDSAEGQALRATQTLGIHHGEVFVGVFIGAVTVTGSIVAFLKLSARIKSAPLVLPGKNALNLGALVLFAALTTWFVLAPALWLLVAVTVIALLLGWHLVASIGGGDMPVVVSMLNSYSGWAAAASGFLLDNDLLIIVGALVGSSGAYLSYIMCKAMNRSFLSVIAGGFGIDAGPGGEQEQGEHRETTPENVAELLLQADSVIITPGYGMAVAQAQYGVAELTSKLRDKGVDVRYGIHPVAGRLPGHMNVLLAEAKVPYDIVLEMDEINDDFDGTSVVLVIGANDTVNPAATEDPGSPIAGMPVLRVWEADNVVVFKRTMASGYAGVQNPLFFRENATMLFGDAKERVENILRAL comes from the coding sequence ATGGCTGTCGATACTGCCGCGCAGGCGGCCTACATCGTTGCCGCGCTGCTGTTCATCCTCGCCCTGGCGGGACTGTCGAAGCACGAGACGGCGAAGGCGGGCAACGCGTTCGGTATCGCGGGCATGGCGCTCGCGCTGGTCGCTACCCTCGGTCTCGCTCTCGACCACGACATCGACGGCACCGGGCTCGAACTCCTCATCGTCGCGGCCGCGATCGGCGCGTTCATCGGCATCAAGCGAGCCCGCGCGGTCGAGATGACCGGGATGCCCGAACTCATCGCGCTGCTGCACAGCTTCGTGGGCCTCGCCGCCGTGCTGGTCGGCTGGAACGGCTACCTGCTCGTCGAGGCCGACCCCGACAGCGCCGAGGGACAGGCGCTGCGGGCCACCCAGACGCTCGGCATCCATCACGGCGAGGTCTTCGTCGGTGTCTTCATCGGCGCCGTGACCGTCACCGGCTCGATCGTGGCCTTCCTCAAGCTGTCAGCGCGCATCAAGTCGGCACCGCTGGTCCTACCGGGCAAGAACGCGCTCAACCTCGGGGCCCTGGTGCTCTTCGCCGCGCTCACCACGTGGTTCGTACTGGCCCCCGCGCTCTGGCTTCTCGTGGCGGTCACCGTGATCGCGCTGCTGCTCGGCTGGCACCTGGTCGCCTCGATCGGCGGCGGTGACATGCCGGTCGTGGTGTCCATGCTCAACAGCTACTCCGGCTGGGCCGCGGCCGCCTCCGGTTTTCTGCTGGACAACGATCTGCTCATCATCGTCGGCGCGCTGGTCGGTTCGTCCGGAGCCTACCTCTCGTACATCATGTGCAAGGCGATGAACCGCTCCTTCCTCTCCGTCATCGCGGGTGGCTTCGGTATCGACGCGGGGCCCGGCGGTGAACAGGAACAGGGGGAGCATCGGGAGACCACCCCGGAGAACGTCGCCGAACTTCTGCTGCAAGCCGATTCCGTGATCATCACGCCCGGTTACGGCATGGCGGTCGCGCAGGCCCAATACGGAGTGGCCGAACTGACGAGCAAGCTGAGGGACAAGGGTGTGGATGTCCGCTACGGCATCCACCCCGTCGCCGGCCGCCTGCCCGGCCACATGAATGTGCTGCTGGCGGAGGCGAAAGTGCCGTACGACATCGTGCTGGAGATGGACGAGATCAACGACGATTTCGACGGCACGTCCGTTGTGCTCGTGATCGGAGCCAATGACACCGTGAACCCCGCTGCCACCGAAGATCCTGGCAGCCCGATCGCGGGTATGCCCGTTCTGCGTGTCTGGGAGGCCGACAACGTGGTGGTCTTCAAGCGGACGATGGCCTCTGGTTACGCCGGTGTGCAGAATCCGTTGTTCTTCCGGGAGAATGCCACCATGCTCTTCGGTGACGCGAAGGAGAGGGTGGAGAACATACTCCGAGCACTCTGA
- a CDS encoding enoyl-CoA hydratase/isomerase family protein, with protein MDEVVIEETDGIGSVRLNRPGRGNSVTPEVVTALGDAVRRLCEKESVRAVVLTGTGSVFCAGADVREMHDVYRNDGADALMDYLADVWMPAVQRTVRGLWAAPKPLVAAFNGAATAGGLDFGLACDVRIAADTARFAESYVNLGMVPVAGGAFLLPMVTGLPAATYLLASGSFADASQALDLGIVSEVCAADELVVRARKVAAELAHGPAETFARTKRIARASSTQALEAALRDSLDANVELIARPEVRERILSVMDRFALTGSRSG; from the coding sequence GTGGATGAGGTGGTGATCGAGGAGACGGACGGGATCGGTTCGGTCCGCCTGAATCGCCCAGGACGGGGCAACTCGGTGACGCCGGAAGTCGTCACCGCACTGGGCGACGCTGTCCGGCGGCTGTGCGAGAAGGAGAGCGTACGCGCGGTCGTCCTCACGGGCACCGGGTCGGTCTTCTGCGCGGGTGCCGACGTCCGGGAGATGCATGACGTCTACCGCAACGACGGAGCCGACGCGCTCATGGACTACCTGGCCGACGTGTGGATGCCCGCCGTGCAACGGACCGTGCGGGGGCTCTGGGCCGCGCCGAAGCCGCTGGTTGCCGCTTTCAACGGTGCCGCCACGGCCGGTGGGCTCGACTTCGGCCTCGCCTGCGACGTCCGTATCGCGGCAGACACCGCTCGGTTCGCCGAGAGTTACGTCAACCTTGGCATGGTCCCGGTGGCCGGCGGCGCATTCCTGCTCCCGATGGTGACGGGCCTGCCCGCCGCCACCTACCTTCTGGCCTCCGGCTCCTTCGCCGATGCCTCCCAGGCGCTGGACCTGGGCATCGTCAGCGAAGTTTGCGCGGCGGATGAACTTGTCGTTCGCGCACGGAAGGTGGCGGCCGAGCTGGCCCACGGCCCTGCCGAGACGTTCGCGCGGACCAAGCGGATTGCCCGTGCTTCGTCGACGCAGGCGCTCGAGGCCGCGCTTCGCGACAGCCTCGACGCGAACGTCGAACTGATTGCCCGTCCCGAGGTGCGGGAGCGCATCCTCTCGGTCATGGACCGCTTCGCGCTCACCGGTAGCCGGTCGGGCTGA
- a CDS encoding class I adenylate-forming enzyme family protein, with product MNDSVQTVAHLMRQIERRPGASLAAEQIGTSRRYTIAELAEASNRLANAFTGLGLAPGDRVAYVAQNHIAYMVLEFALLKAGLVKVPLNHRFAPHELRRCMEIADVRLVLADAESAVAVDEAVAGEGPVKVVIGERPGWRSFDALVAAGSPVRSQVPVGPDDLYHIRFSSGSTGSPKGIAISQRGARSAILGNTWLMSTSGPVLAPRTLQVAPLVYAGGWSVLPTLLRGGTNVVLPRFDADETLRVVREERIDWMFAVPTMLRRMSQSNELEQLRGAQLSCLNLAGEPAALPALEVVSEYTDALVQSWGQTEAPASTTLLSRQEMKSSALWSSIGRPIPGVEFSLFVDGSVLDEVEAGIQGELVIRTPSVTTELLGAEAERAGRLLADGWWRTSDLGHFDDEGRITIVGRASETIITGGTNIQPVEIERAFENHPAVRETVVVGVPDVQWGETPAALVHTPDIDALTKEDLDLWMSNRLARFKRPRHVYLSADPIPRASGESKIARGDIKKLLRGWVEDPTRVPNNVTKVVGPRG from the coding sequence ACCTGATGCGCCAGATCGAGCGGCGGCCAGGCGCCTCGCTCGCGGCAGAGCAGATCGGCACATCCCGCCGCTACACGATCGCCGAACTGGCCGAGGCGTCCAACCGCCTGGCCAACGCGTTCACCGGACTCGGGCTCGCCCCCGGCGATCGTGTCGCCTATGTCGCCCAGAACCACATCGCGTACATGGTCCTGGAGTTCGCCCTGCTCAAGGCTGGACTCGTGAAGGTCCCGCTCAACCACCGATTCGCCCCGCATGAGCTGCGCCGCTGCATGGAGATAGCCGACGTGCGGCTTGTCCTCGCGGACGCGGAGTCGGCCGTGGCTGTCGACGAGGCAGTCGCGGGGGAGGGGCCTGTGAAGGTCGTCATCGGCGAACGCCCGGGCTGGCGCTCCTTCGACGCGCTGGTCGCTGCGGGCTCGCCGGTGCGCTCCCAGGTTCCCGTCGGTCCCGACGACCTGTACCACATCCGGTTCAGCTCGGGTTCCACCGGCAGCCCCAAGGGGATCGCGATATCGCAGAGGGGTGCCCGCTCGGCCATCCTGGGCAACACCTGGCTGATGAGCACCAGCGGGCCCGTGCTCGCTCCCCGGACTCTACAGGTGGCACCACTGGTCTACGCCGGTGGCTGGAGCGTCCTGCCCACCTTGCTGCGTGGCGGTACCAACGTCGTGCTGCCCCGTTTCGACGCCGACGAGACGCTGCGTGTGGTGCGCGAGGAGCGCATTGACTGGATGTTCGCCGTGCCGACCATGCTGCGTCGGATGAGCCAGTCCAATGAACTGGAACAGCTTCGTGGTGCCCAGCTCTCCTGCCTGAACCTGGCCGGCGAACCCGCCGCGCTCCCGGCCCTCGAGGTCGTCAGCGAGTACACCGACGCCCTGGTCCAGTCCTGGGGGCAGACCGAAGCACCTGCTTCCACCACCCTGCTGAGCCGACAGGAGATGAAGTCGTCGGCACTGTGGTCCTCTATCGGCCGTCCCATCCCGGGTGTCGAGTTCTCACTGTTCGTCGACGGCAGCGTGCTCGACGAGGTGGAGGCAGGCATACAGGGTGAATTGGTGATCCGCACTCCCAGCGTCACCACCGAACTGCTGGGTGCGGAGGCCGAGCGCGCGGGCCGCCTACTGGCCGACGGTTGGTGGCGCACCTCCGACCTCGGTCACTTCGACGACGAGGGGCGCATCACCATCGTCGGCCGGGCCAGCGAGACGATCATCACCGGCGGCACCAACATCCAGCCCGTCGAGATCGAGCGGGCCTTCGAGAATCACCCCGCCGTTCGCGAGACCGTCGTCGTCGGCGTCCCCGACGTCCAGTGGGGCGAGACCCCCGCTGCCCTCGTCCACACGCCGGACATCGACGCACTCACCAAGGAGGACCTCGACCTCTGGATGAGCAACCGGCTGGCTCGCTTCAAGCGGCCGCGGCACGTCTACCTCTCCGCAGACCCGATCCCGCGGGCATCGGGCGAGTCGAAGATCGCGCGCGGTGACATCAAGAAGCTTCTGCGCGGCTGGGTCGAGGACCCGACGCGCGTCCCGAACAACGTGACCAAGGTGGTGGGCCCCCGTGGATGA
- a CDS encoding Re/Si-specific NAD(P)(+) transhydrogenase subunit alpha, with protein MRIGVLKESLPGETRVAATPATVAQLAKLGYQVVVEPGAGETSSFSDAAYVATGAAMGDPLAADIVFGVNPPSDRQRDGLSPGTTLISLLRPALDPELVADLARRSITALAMDAVPRISRAQSLDVLSSMANIAGYRAVVEAAHEFGRFFTGQVTAAGKVPPARVLVAGAGVAGLAAIGTARSLGAVVRATDPRPEVADQVKSLGGEYLAIESPESEVSASGYAKEMGDSYKARESELYAAQCAEADIVITTALIPGKPAPKLITAEMVAAMKPGSVIVDMAAANGGNVAGTVAGEKVVTDNGVTILGYTDLAGRLPAQASQLYSNNLVNLMKLLTPGKDGALVLDLDDVVQRAMTVVREGELLWPPPPVQVSATPAAKPQVTALAPVAEDKPPASSARRYGSVVGAAVALFLIGAVSPPVLLGHLTVFALAVVVGFYVIGHVHHALHTPLMSVTNAISGIIVVGALLQIGHGNAVITVVSAVAILLAGINVFGGFAVTRRMLAMFSRS; from the coding sequence GTGCGCATCGGTGTGCTGAAGGAGTCCCTGCCGGGGGAGACGCGGGTGGCCGCGACCCCGGCCACCGTGGCACAGCTGGCGAAACTTGGCTATCAGGTGGTGGTCGAGCCCGGGGCGGGAGAGACGTCGAGTTTCTCCGACGCGGCGTACGTTGCGACAGGAGCCGCAATGGGCGATCCGCTCGCGGCCGACATCGTGTTCGGTGTAAACCCGCCCTCGGACCGGCAGCGGGACGGGCTGAGCCCCGGGACCACCCTGATCAGCTTGCTCAGGCCGGCACTCGACCCCGAGCTCGTCGCGGACCTGGCGCGGCGGTCGATCACCGCCCTGGCGATGGATGCGGTGCCGCGGATATCCCGGGCGCAGTCACTCGACGTGCTGTCCTCGATGGCCAACATCGCCGGCTACCGGGCCGTCGTCGAAGCAGCCCACGAGTTCGGCCGCTTCTTCACGGGGCAGGTCACCGCTGCGGGAAAGGTCCCACCGGCCAGGGTACTGGTAGCCGGAGCCGGTGTCGCCGGCCTCGCGGCGATCGGCACCGCCCGCAGTCTCGGTGCGGTCGTTCGTGCCACTGACCCGCGGCCCGAGGTCGCCGATCAAGTCAAGTCACTGGGCGGTGAGTACCTCGCCATCGAGTCCCCCGAGAGCGAAGTCAGTGCCTCCGGTTATGCCAAGGAGATGGGGGACAGCTACAAGGCCCGCGAGAGCGAGCTCTACGCCGCGCAGTGCGCGGAAGCCGACATCGTCATTACCACCGCCCTGATCCCGGGGAAGCCGGCGCCGAAGCTGATCACCGCCGAGATGGTGGCTGCCATGAAGCCCGGCAGTGTGATCGTCGACATGGCCGCGGCCAACGGCGGCAACGTGGCCGGCACGGTCGCGGGCGAGAAGGTGGTCACGGACAACGGGGTGACGATCCTTGGCTATACCGATCTGGCAGGAAGACTGCCCGCCCAGGCCTCCCAGCTGTACAGCAACAACCTGGTCAACCTGATGAAGCTGCTGACGCCCGGCAAGGACGGCGCACTCGTCCTCGACCTCGACGACGTGGTGCAGCGTGCCATGACCGTCGTACGCGAGGGAGAACTGCTGTGGCCGCCACCGCCGGTCCAGGTGTCGGCGACCCCGGCAGCCAAGCCCCAGGTCACGGCGCTCGCGCCGGTGGCGGAGGACAAGCCGCCGGCCTCCTCGGCGCGGCGATACGGCTCGGTCGTCGGCGCTGCGGTCGCGCTCTTTCTAATCGGCGCGGTGTCACCGCCCGTTCTCCTCGGCCACCTCACGGTGTTCGCGCTCGCCGTCGTCGTCGGCTTCTACGTGATCGGGCACGTACACCACGCCCTGCACACGCCGTTGATGTCGGTGACCAACGCGATCTCCGGAATCATCGTGGTCGGTGCGCTGTTGCAGATCGGCCACGGAAACGCGGTGATCACGGTGGTCTCGGCAGTTGCGATTCTGCTCGCCGGCATCAATGTCTTCGGTGGGTTCGCCGTCACCCGGCGCATGCTCGCCATGTTCTCCAGGAGCTGA